In Scleropages formosus chromosome 20, fSclFor1.1, whole genome shotgun sequence, a single window of DNA contains:
- the LOC108923954 gene encoding uncharacterized protein LOC108923954, with translation MYTLRSEGFVSRLCGTRAVATVGRRFPVTSRVVAFLLLVQLVSSVVGEPCFIISEVNADNPKLDATEFVELYHTSGKKTSLAGYTLVFYNGNGNVAYKVLDLNGYATDDRGFFLVGSADVQPKPAVILPPNTVQNGPDAIALYHGEEAQYSEKMNLTTVGLVDAIVYATRRSRDAEFLADVLTPGSPAFLEDDSVHEGDESIERCWLSAGSWTFHVSPPSPGQHNLCPAPESVDPRINELQLGGGQTVGFVELVVPQPSDSMVLVLLDGKTTTVTFSMDISPTAKGLFLITSRDSGLAGDAVFFPGNLSVLKPHGSSSGAVALYNGTAADFLVGNPLNSQQPLDAFVYAESNGEVDANVVETLIPGREVFQLSSRVDNEVIALSRCGAATWNRDPGVFVEAVQTPGQPNDCLWPLSCPQKVVTPEGTAPPLQPPPWDPTNQQDFLLNEVNADTPGDGEDSEFVEIWHPAGRRMSLDGVWLLLFSGHNGKPYREISLTGYFTDAQGYFLVGSDKMIPAPSISLPPNTIQNGPDAVALYRSANGPPSVLSAGIPTQGLLDAVVYRQSAKEARDLSDALTPGQLPLLEDSSFLAEDESLSRCNSLLSADLSSFMLTSPTPLGKNTCPNPPAGVVINEISSAHWSGNASQEAFVELLAPPLTELHGLVLLVFDEQYHGAAIALRLTGTTGHDGFYLIGNVTGADQTWPPWVNGAAVPSQGVVALCYGPLCSSKAGLQGANSSLVDTVVFTKDQHLLSILGRSKGQQVTPALRTVEGPVSLSRCSCCEVRSPLVWTASAHTPRLENLCPSSTFSSNIDLCLGPPGTDGEQHFPNCSGWRSEDGGGQEVEVALYLEEQCHCGISPLYLREANFSCAAGRLSVQGSIQALSARQRELILQASRDHWSRTLGNSCSNTIVDKSVGERSGLGYQIGLVVGALLLVALGAALFAYFYKKRRPQDYYSMELNEHVEEAAEL, from the exons ATGTATACCCTGAGGAGTGAAGGATTTGTGTCGCGTCTTTGTGGCACGAGAGCCGTCGCAACTGTTGGACGGCGGTTCCCTGTGACTTCGCGCGTGGTTGCTTTCCTCTTGTTGGTTCAGCTGGTGTCGTCTGTGGTGGGTGAACCCTGCTTCATAATCAGCGAGGTGAACGCAGACAACCCCAAGCTGGATGCCACGGAGTTTGTGGAGTTGTACCACACCAGTGGAAAGAAGACCTCTTTAGCCGGGTACACTTTGGTTTTCTACAACGGCAATGGAAACGTGGCCTATAAGGTACTTGACCTAAACGGCTACGCCACAGATGACAGGGGCTTCTTCTTGGTGGGCTCTGCTGATGTCCAGCCTAAACCGGCAGTGATCCTGCCCCCCAACACTGTGCAGAATGGGCCGGACGCTATAGCGCTTTACCATGGCGAGGAAGCGCAGTACAGTGAGAAAATGAACCTGACCACCGTTGGCTTGGTGGACGCCATTGTGTACGCGACACGCAGGTCGAGGGATGCGGAATTTCTGGCAGACGTCCTAACACCGGGGTCTCCGGCGTTCCTCGAGGACGACAGCGTGCATGAGGGCGACGAGTCGATAGAGCGTTGCTGGCTCTCTGCTGGGAGCTGGACTTTTCACGTGTCCCCTCCATCCCCCGGTCAACACAACCTCTGCCCTGCCCCCGAGAGTGTGGACCCCCGCATTAATGAGCTCCAGCTCGGCGGGGGCCAAACGGTGGGCTTTGTGGAGCTCGTTGTACCTCAACCCAGTGACTCCATGGTCCTTGTGCTCCTGGATGGAAAAACCACCACGGTCACCTTCAGCATGGACATCAGTCCCACAGCGAAAGGGCTTTTCCTCATAACCTCAAGGGATAGTGGACTCGCAG GCGATGCAGTGTTCTTTCCAGGCAACCTCTCCGTATTAAAGCCCCATGGGTCATCTTCGGGGGCTGTGGCTTTGTATAACGGGACAGCAGCGGACTTCCTCGTGGGCAATCCACTCAACTCGCAGCAACCGCTGGACGCATTTGTGTATGCGGAGTCCAACGGTGAAGTCGACGCCAATGTGGTTGAGACCCTCATCCCCGGAAGAGAGGTCTTTCAGCTCAGCAGCAG GGTGGACAACGAGGTCATCGCCCTCAGTCGCTGTGGCGCAGCTACCTGGAACAGAGACCCGGGGGTTTTCGTTGAGGCCGTTCAGACGCCAGGACAGCCCAACGACTGCTTGTGGCCACTGTCTTGCCCTCAGAAAGTTG TAACCCCGGAAGGCACCGCACCTCCCCTGCAGCCGCCCCCCTGGGATCCAACCAACCAGCAGGACTTCCTGTTGAACGAAGTGAACGCTGACACCCCGGGTGATGGAGAGGACTCGGAGTTTGTTGAGATCTGGCACCCGGCTGGGAGGCGGATGTCCTTAGACGGTGTGTGGCTGCTGCTCTTCAGCGGCCACAACGGCAAACCCTACCGAGAGATCAGCCTCACCGGCTACTTCACAGATGCTCAGGGCTACTTCCTCGTGGGAAGCGACAAGATGATCCCTGCCCCTTCCATATCGTTGCCTCCTAACACTATCCAGAATGGCCCTGACGCCGTGGCCCTGTACCGCAGCGCCAACGGACCCCCGTCAGTGCTGTCGGCAGGCATTCCAACCCAGGGTTTGCTGGATGCTGTCGTTTACCGCCAGTCAGCAAAGGAAGCGCGTGACCTGAGCGATGCCCTGACCCCGGGACAGCTGCCCCTCCTTGAGGACAGTTCCTTCCTTGCAGAGGATGAGTCTCTCAGTCGCTGCAACAGCCTGCTTTCCGCTGACTTGTCGTCCTTCATG TTGACATCACCGACCCCTCTGGGGAAGAACACGTGTCCTAATCCTCCAGCGGGGGTTGTCATCAACGAGATCAGCAGCGCCCACTGGTCCGGCAATGCCTCGCAGGAGGCCTTTGTGGAGCTGCTGGCTCCCCCTCTGACGGAGCTGCATGGGTTGGTGTTGCTCGTGTTTGACGAACAGTACCACGGAGCCGCTATAGCCCTGCGTCTCACGGGGACCACCGGGCATGATGGCTTCTATCTCATCGGCAATGTCACGGGTGCTG ACCAGACATGGCCCCCATGGGTAAATGGTGCAGCAGTACCCAGTCAGGGAGTTGTGGCTCTCTGCTACGGCCCCCTCTGCTCCAGCAAGGCGGGGCTACAGGGGGCCAACTCCAGCCTCGTGGACACGGTGGTGTTCACCAAGGACCAACACCTGCTGAGCATTCTGGGAAGGAGCAAAGGACAGCAGGTGACGCCTGCTCTCAG GACAGTGGAGGGGCCCGTGTCCCTCAGTCGCTGCTCTTGCTGCGAGGTGAGGAGCCCGCTGGTGTGGACTGCCTCGGCACATACCCCTCGCCTCGAAAACCTGTGTCCCAGCTCCACGTTCTCCAGCAACATCGACCTGTGCCTCGGACCACCTGGTACCGACGGGGAGCAACACTTTCCGA ATTGCAGTGGCTGGAGGTCGGAGGATGGCGGTGGCCAGGAGGTGGAGGTGGCCCTGTACCTGGAGGAGCAGTGTCACTGTGGGATCTCCCCTCTCTACCTGCGTG AGGCGAACTTCTCCTGCGCAGCAGGACGGCTCAGCGTGCAGGGCAGCATCCAAGCTCTGTCGGCCCGCCAGCGGGAGCTCATTCTGCAGGCGTCCCGGGACCACTGGTCCAGGACCCTGGGCAACAGCTGCTCCAACACCATAGTGGACAAGTCTGTGGGTGAAA GGTCTGGTCTCGGCTACCAGATCGGCCTGGTGGTGGGAGCGCTGCTCCTGGTGGCGCTGGGAGCCGCCCTCTTCGCCTACTTCTACAAAAAAAG gcGACCTCAGGACTATTACTCAATGGAGCTGAACGAGCACGTGGAGGAAGCTGCTGAACTGTAG